From the genome of Nitrosomonas sp., one region includes:
- the grxD gene encoding Grx4 family monothiol glutaredoxin yields MSVEDTIEQQVATHPVVLYMKGTPDQPQCGFSANAVNILSACGVNNLFTVDVLQDPEIRQGIKDYSNWPTIPQLYVKGEFVGGSDILTEMYQNGELQKLLEED; encoded by the coding sequence ATGAGTGTAGAAGATACCATAGAACAACAGGTTGCAACTCACCCTGTGGTGTTGTATATGAAAGGAACACCGGATCAGCCGCAGTGCGGTTTTTCTGCAAATGCGGTAAATATTCTTAGCGCCTGCGGCGTAAACAATCTGTTTACCGTGGATGTGCTGCAGGATCCGGAAATACGCCAGGGAATAAAAGACTATTCTAACTGGCCTACCATTCCGCAGCTCTATGTGAAAGGGGAATTTGTCGGCGGTTCTGATATCCTCACTGAAATGTATCAGAATGGCGAATTGCAGAAACTGCTGGAAGAAGACTGA
- the prfA gene encoding peptide chain release factor 1 — protein sequence MKASLTKRLERLCVRLEELNQMLSSETVTADLDNFRKLSREHAEIIPVVDLYHAYQQTEQDIKTAREMFSDPEMREFAEAEMQTGKERLAEVETELQKQLLPKDPNDDRNIFLEVRAGTGGDESALFAGNLFRMYSRYAERHHWQVEIISHSPSDVGGYKEIIAKITGQGAYSRLKFESGGHRVQRVPVTETQGRVHTSTCTVAVIPEADEISEVELNPAELRIDTFRASGAGGQHINKTDSAVRVTHLPTGIVVECQDGRSQHKNKAQAMSVLAARIHAKQMQAQQAEQAATRKSLVGTGERSERIRTYNFPQGRVTDHRINLTLYKMDQIMDGDIDEICSALMAEHQAEQLAASMEE from the coding sequence ATGAAAGCCAGTTTGACCAAAAGACTCGAACGACTGTGTGTGCGTTTGGAGGAACTCAACCAGATGTTGAGCAGCGAAACGGTAACTGCGGATCTGGATAATTTTCGCAAGCTTTCCCGCGAGCATGCAGAGATTATTCCGGTTGTCGATTTGTATCATGCCTATCAACAAACTGAACAGGACATAAAAACAGCCCGGGAAATGTTTTCTGATCCGGAAATGCGCGAATTCGCAGAAGCCGAGATGCAAACCGGCAAGGAAAGACTGGCGGAGGTCGAAACGGAGCTGCAAAAGCAGTTGCTGCCTAAAGATCCAAATGATGATCGCAATATTTTTCTGGAAGTACGTGCGGGTACGGGCGGGGACGAATCGGCGCTTTTTGCCGGCAATTTGTTTCGCATGTATTCGCGTTATGCGGAACGGCATCACTGGCAGGTTGAAATTATCTCGCACAGCCCATCAGATGTTGGCGGTTATAAGGAAATTATCGCCAAGATTACCGGGCAGGGTGCCTATTCCCGGCTTAAGTTCGAATCCGGCGGGCACCGCGTGCAGCGCGTGCCTGTCACTGAAACGCAAGGTCGCGTGCATACCTCGACATGCACGGTTGCCGTTATTCCTGAAGCGGATGAAATTAGCGAAGTCGAACTCAATCCTGCCGAATTGCGGATTGATACTTTTCGTGCTTCCGGTGCGGGCGGGCAGCATATCAATAAAACGGATTCTGCCGTAAGGGTTACACATCTGCCGACCGGCATTGTGGTGGAATGCCAGGATGGCCGTTCGCAACACAAGAACAAAGCGCAGGCAATGAGTGTGCTCGCTGCGCGGATTCACGCCAAACAAATGCAGGCGCAACAGGCAGAACAGGCGGCCACCCGGAAATCGTTAGTGGGGACTGGTGAGCGTTCTGAACGCATACGCACCTACAATTTTCCGCAAGGCAGGGTGACCGATCATCGCATTAATCTCACGCTGTACAAAATGGACCAGATCATGGATGGCGATATCGATGAAATCTGCTCGGCGTTGATGGCTGAGCATCAGGCGGAGCAGCTGGCCGCTTCGATGGAAGAATAA
- the hemA gene encoding glutamyl-tRNA reductase — protein sequence MQLFAFGINHNTAPLDVREQIAFPENTMEHALHDLVGRARIKEAAIVSTCNRTEIYCSTDKPEEAMHWLADFHQFPARELEPYLYKLMREHAVKHAFRVASGLDSMVLGEPQILGQLKSAVKSAENAGTLGLLLHKLFQRTFFVAKEVRTSTEIGANSVSMAAAAARLAERIFGEISEQRVLFIGAGEMIDLCASHFASRNPKHITVANRTIERAQALSKRFNAKAITLADLPEQLALNDIVVTCTASPLPILGKGMVERAVKARKHRPIFIVDLAVPRDVESEVSELDDVFLYYVDDLSEIVKEGMDARQSAVSQAESIIDNNVIDFMRWMATRELVPTIRALRDQGERYRRHELDRASKLLSKGEDPLKVMEALSNSLMNKFLHIPSNALNHASAEEREELVELINRLYQLHRPQ from the coding sequence ATGCAGTTATTTGCCTTTGGTATTAACCACAATACTGCACCGCTGGACGTGCGCGAGCAGATTGCTTTTCCAGAAAACACTATGGAACATGCATTGCATGATCTGGTCGGCCGTGCCCGGATTAAAGAAGCGGCTATTGTTTCAACGTGTAATCGTACGGAAATTTATTGCAGTACCGACAAGCCAGAAGAAGCCATGCACTGGCTGGCGGATTTTCATCAGTTTCCAGCGCGCGAACTGGAGCCTTATCTCTATAAGTTGATGCGTGAGCATGCCGTGAAACATGCATTCCGTGTTGCAAGTGGTCTGGATTCAATGGTCCTGGGTGAGCCGCAAATTCTGGGACAATTAAAGAGCGCGGTTAAATCTGCTGAAAATGCAGGTACATTGGGACTGTTGTTACATAAATTGTTTCAACGTACTTTTTTTGTCGCCAAAGAAGTACGCACATCAACCGAAATTGGCGCCAACTCGGTGTCGATGGCGGCAGCGGCAGCACGGCTGGCTGAACGTATTTTTGGTGAAATCAGCGAGCAGCGCGTCCTGTTTATTGGCGCCGGAGAAATGATAGATTTATGCGCCAGTCATTTTGCGTCACGAAACCCCAAACATATTACCGTAGCCAACCGAACAATTGAGCGTGCGCAGGCTTTGTCCAAACGATTTAATGCCAAAGCGATCACGCTGGCAGATTTGCCGGAACAATTGGCGCTCAATGATATTGTCGTAACCTGTACCGCCAGCCCTTTGCCAATCCTGGGAAAAGGCATGGTTGAGCGTGCGGTTAAGGCGCGCAAACATCGTCCGATTTTTATTGTCGATTTGGCGGTGCCGCGTGATGTTGAATCGGAAGTATCTGAACTGGACGATGTTTTTCTCTATTATGTTGATGACTTGTCTGAGATCGTAAAAGAAGGCATGGATGCGCGCCAAAGCGCCGTTTCTCAGGCGGAATCAATTATCGATAATAATGTGATTGATTTTATGCGCTGGATGGCGACCCGTGAACTGGTGCCTACCATACGTGCATTACGCGATCAGGGGGAGCGTTATCGTCGGCATGAACTGGACCGCGCCAGCAAACTGCTGTCTAAAGGAGAAGATCCACTGAAAGTAATGGAGGCGTTAAGTAATAGCTTGATGAATAAATTCCTGCATATTCCATCCAACGCCCTGAACCATGCCTCGGCTGAAGAACGTGAAGAACTGGTTGAATTGATTAACCGGTTATATCAACTGCACAGACCGCAATGA
- a CDS encoding DedA family protein, whose product MDEQASLLALFTSSFLAATLLPGGSEAVLAGVLVAYPDLLWHALILATIGNTLGGMSSYLIGRLLPDEKAIVKKIGGSARGLEWVRGHGAPILLLSWAPVIGDALCVAAGWLKINWLWSMLFMTIGKFARYWIVATATSSVAATIG is encoded by the coding sequence ATGGATGAACAAGCAAGTCTTTTAGCGCTTTTTACCAGCAGTTTTCTTGCCGCAACGTTGTTACCCGGCGGTTCCGAGGCTGTTCTCGCCGGAGTGCTTGTCGCCTATCCGGACCTGCTCTGGCATGCGCTGATACTGGCGACTATCGGTAACACCCTTGGCGGCATGAGTTCATATCTGATCGGCCGGCTGCTGCCCGATGAAAAAGCCATAGTAAAGAAAATAGGCGGCAGTGCACGCGGCCTGGAATGGGTGCGTGGTCACGGCGCACCCATCCTGTTGCTTTCCTGGGCCCCTGTGATCGGCGATGCATTATGTGTAGCCGCCGGATGGCTGAAAATCAACTGGTTATGGTCCATGCTTTTCATGACCATCGGCAAATTTGCCCGCTACTGGATTGTTGCAACAGCAACAAGTTCAGTCGCCGCAACCATCGGCTAA
- a CDS encoding kinase/pyrophosphorylase, protein MTPPRQKRTVFYLSDRTGITAETLGHSLLTQFDGIEWETVNVPFLEEIDKARHVSHWINEAAQRDGQKPLVFSTLLNPEIIEVIRQANCRMFDFFETFICSIEEELHQPFARMAGRSHGLQHHLSYFKRIAAINYVLAHDDGINPKNFEAAEIILIGVSRSGKTPTCLYLGLQYGIAAANYPLTPDDMHDLQLPKALASENIRKKLFGLTLGAAQLHSIRNERRPNSQYASLDQCRKEIQWQESLYGLFDIPYLDTTYISIEEISAIILNRCGLKRQLYG, encoded by the coding sequence ATGACACCCCCTAGACAAAAACGGACTGTCTTTTATTTATCCGACCGTACCGGTATTACAGCTGAAACGCTCGGACATAGCCTGTTGACCCAGTTTGATGGTATTGAATGGGAAACGGTTAATGTGCCGTTTCTGGAAGAAATCGACAAAGCAAGGCATGTTTCACACTGGATAAATGAAGCGGCCCAGCGTGATGGGCAAAAGCCATTGGTATTTAGCACATTGCTGAATCCGGAGATCATCGAAGTTATCAGACAGGCAAATTGCCGAATGTTCGATTTCTTTGAGACATTTATTTGTTCTATCGAGGAAGAATTGCATCAGCCGTTTGCCCGCATGGCCGGACGCTCACATGGTCTTCAGCATCATCTGTCCTATTTTAAACGCATTGCAGCCATCAATTATGTTCTGGCGCATGATGACGGAATCAATCCGAAAAATTTTGAAGCGGCCGAGATTATACTGATCGGTGTGTCGCGCTCCGGTAAGACGCCCACTTGCCTGTATCTGGGATTGCAATACGGTATCGCTGCGGCGAATTATCCGTTGACGCCGGACGATATGCATGACTTGCAGCTGCCAAAAGCTTTGGCTTCTGAAAATATCAGGAAGAAATTGTTCGGTTTGACCCTCGGTGCAGCGCAATTGCATTCCATACGCAACGAACGCCGTCCGAACAGTCAGTATGCTTCGCTTGATCAATGCCGGAAGGAAATACAATGGCAGGAATCCCTGTATGGATTATTCGATATTCCTTATCTGGATACCACATATATTTCCATTGAGGAAATCAGTGCGATTATCCTGAACCGCTGCGGACTCAAACGCCAACTCTATGGTTGA
- a CDS encoding CopD family protein, whose amino-acid sequence MIEIIHYSARWIQLTANLILFGSCVFLAIAWHKRAVLETPSSWLTRLEKSFPWLAAAVVLGLVGILASTTGEATGNTANAWDPAAWLNFVQKTQVGLINAIRVALAIFLLGSIVIILHKTRTRWHYVLCAVAASLPLIAGTFVSHSSADEMSFAAIAPFALHILLAGTWFGALPAFLLIIFSSNRELDKVTRVLNVTYLEKFSAMALPVMVLLAVTGLIVTDRMIDDYYHTLVSSPYGWLLNLKLTILSIILVIAYRARYTWLPLLSQLDVTDSIKCSAIHLKKWVRIEFILALLLLLVAIILSNTLPAKHDIIENWPFPFRFAIDTVSEESIAEELFWFGSALFLIALSVFWIGIKLRWNWKAKMLAPCALAITALGIALPPITIEAYPETYLKPLIPLDAISISNGAQLYAEHCADCHGPQGKGNGKLAQTLSTEPTDLLTEPHTVRHTVGNFYHWIAHGLPGTDMPGFSESLEEEDIWDVVNFLHILSRGFDARLLGTMILPMRPAVASPVFFYSANDGSGGDLKDFRFKKNVILVFFSWPQSDQRLIQLKHFYERLTRDHNTEVLAIPLQQLTEAELETITGIVPFPIVTEGWSEIGGAYSLYRRVRTVPDLNGPGLKPMHMEFMIDRFGYMRARWNAQFEGFGWQNYSVLAQQLGMLNEEDEIMPPPGDHAH is encoded by the coding sequence ATGATTGAAATCATTCATTATTCTGCACGCTGGATTCAATTAACCGCTAATTTGATTCTATTCGGCAGCTGTGTTTTTCTTGCCATTGCCTGGCATAAACGAGCTGTATTGGAAACACCGTCTTCCTGGCTAACCCGTCTGGAAAAAAGCTTTCCCTGGCTGGCTGCCGCCGTTGTCCTGGGACTTGTCGGCATTCTCGCCTCAACAACCGGAGAAGCCACGGGTAATACCGCAAATGCCTGGGACCCGGCAGCCTGGTTGAATTTTGTACAAAAAACACAGGTCGGATTGATTAACGCCATCCGCGTAGCGTTAGCCATTTTTCTGCTTGGCAGCATTGTAATCATTCTGCATAAAACACGGACGCGATGGCATTATGTCTTGTGCGCTGTTGCAGCGTCGCTTCCCCTGATAGCCGGTACATTTGTCAGCCATTCAAGTGCAGATGAAATGTCGTTTGCTGCGATTGCGCCGTTTGCATTGCATATTCTGTTGGCCGGAACATGGTTTGGCGCATTGCCCGCTTTTCTGCTGATTATTTTCAGCAGCAACCGGGAGCTTGACAAAGTAACACGGGTATTAAACGTCACCTACCTGGAAAAATTCTCTGCCATGGCGCTGCCTGTAATGGTTTTACTGGCGGTAACGGGATTGATCGTGACCGATCGCATGATCGACGATTACTATCACACACTGGTGTCCAGTCCTTATGGCTGGCTGTTAAATCTCAAACTGACAATATTGAGTATTATTCTGGTCATCGCCTATCGCGCGCGCTACACCTGGCTGCCTTTACTGTCCCAGCTTGATGTTACCGATTCAATAAAATGCAGCGCAATCCATCTCAAGAAATGGGTGCGTATCGAATTTATACTGGCGCTTTTGTTGTTGCTAGTCGCGATCATTTTATCCAATACGCTGCCCGCCAAGCATGACATTATCGAGAACTGGCCATTTCCATTCCGTTTTGCAATTGATACGGTATCGGAAGAATCCATCGCAGAAGAATTGTTTTGGTTCGGCTCCGCCTTGTTTCTTATCGCTTTGAGTGTTTTCTGGATCGGCATAAAACTGCGCTGGAACTGGAAGGCGAAAATGCTCGCCCCGTGCGCGCTGGCGATCACGGCATTGGGCATCGCGTTACCGCCAATCACTATCGAGGCGTACCCTGAGACATATTTAAAGCCGCTTATCCCGCTCGACGCCATATCCATATCGAATGGTGCGCAACTGTATGCCGAACATTGCGCCGATTGTCATGGCCCGCAAGGCAAAGGCAATGGCAAACTTGCCCAGACACTATCAACCGAACCGACCGACCTGTTGACCGAACCCCATACAGTCAGACATACCGTCGGTAATTTTTACCACTGGATTGCCCACGGACTTCCCGGAACCGATATGCCCGGTTTTTCTGAAAGTCTTGAGGAAGAGGATATCTGGGATGTCGTGAATTTTCTCCATATCCTGTCACGCGGTTTTGATGCACGCCTGTTGGGCACCATGATTCTCCCAATGCGGCCGGCCGTTGCATCGCCTGTTTTTTTCTATTCCGCCAATGACGGCTCCGGTGGCGATTTAAAGGATTTTCGATTCAAAAAAAATGTTATTCTTGTGTTCTTTTCCTGGCCGCAATCGGATCAGCGTCTCATTCAATTAAAACACTTTTATGAACGGCTCACGCGTGATCACAACACCGAGGTTCTGGCCATTCCCTTGCAACAACTCACCGAAGCGGAACTTGAAACGATTACCGGCATTGTCCCCTTCCCCATTGTTACCGAAGGCTGGTCTGAAATAGGGGGTGCCTATTCGCTGTACCGCAGGGTCAGAACCGTACCGGACCTGAACGGCCCGGGCCTGAAACCAATGCATATGGAGTTCATGATCGACCGCTTTGGCTACATGCGCGCACGATGGAATGCGCAATTCGAAGGCTTTGGCTGGCAAAACTACTCTGTACTTGCGCAACAATTGGGCATGCTCAATGAGGAAGACGAGATTATGCCGCCCCCCGGAGACCACGCCCACTGA
- the prmC gene encoding peptide chain release factor N(5)-glutamine methyltransferase: MHALNWYLRDQSITDFSSCTISQALDWSYQQIEPVDARLLLQHVLQVNHAYLLTHADNLLDAELAEKFFRLVLQRVSGVPVAYLTGVREFYDLVFKVTPAVLIPRPETELLVEMALAHLPETRASRILDLGTGSGAIGITIARHRPQAFVTAVDLSVDAINIAQWNAQNLGIENICILEGNWFDSLAADEPFDLIVSNPPYVARNDPHLQQGDLRFEPDIALSDDEDGLTFIRHIITTAPTYLVDGGQLLLEHGYDQSVFSRQLLEKEGFRAICTQTDLAGIERVSGGRFFHKNQM, translated from the coding sequence ATGCATGCATTAAATTGGTATTTGCGCGATCAGAGTATAACTGACTTTTCCTCTTGTACCATTTCACAGGCGCTGGATTGGTCGTATCAGCAAATCGAGCCTGTTGATGCACGCCTGTTACTGCAACATGTTTTGCAAGTAAATCACGCGTATTTATTGACCCACGCTGATAATTTGCTTGATGCGGAATTGGCGGAAAAATTCTTCCGACTGGTATTGCAGCGTGTAAGCGGTGTTCCTGTAGCCTATTTGACGGGCGTGCGTGAGTTTTATGATCTGGTTTTCAAAGTCACGCCTGCTGTTCTGATCCCGCGGCCTGAAACCGAATTGTTGGTCGAAATGGCGCTTGCGCATCTTCCGGAAACACGTGCAAGCCGGATTCTGGATCTGGGAACCGGCAGTGGCGCAATTGGTATAACAATCGCCAGGCACAGACCGCAAGCATTTGTAACGGCTGTCGATTTGTCAGTGGATGCAATTAACATTGCTCAATGGAATGCCCAGAATCTGGGTATAGAAAATATATGTATCCTGGAAGGAAATTGGTTCGATAGTCTTGCTGCTGATGAACCTTTTGACCTGATTGTATCCAATCCACCCTATGTAGCCAGGAACGATCCGCATTTGCAGCAGGGTGATTTGCGTTTTGAGCCTGACATCGCGCTTTCAGACGATGAGGATGGCTTGACTTTTATTCGTCATATTATTACAACTGCGCCAACATATCTGGTTGACGGCGGGCAATTGTTGTTAGAACATGGCTACGATCAGTCAGTGTTTAGCCGGCAGTTACTGGAAAAGGAGGGGTTCCGGGCTATCTGTACCCAAACTGATTTGGCCGGTATTGAACGGGTAAGTGGCGGGCGTTTTTTCCATAAAAACCAAATGTGA
- the lpdA gene encoding dihydrolipoyl dehydrogenase: MSEIIDVAVIGGGPGGYVAAIRCAQLGLDTVCIDAWKNQKGRASLGGTCLNVGCIPSKALLESSEQFFQVKHKFSAHGIQVKEAGIDVPAMIARKDKIVTTFTAGIASLFKKNNVKSVMGTGKLLERSESDDTWRIEVRENDDIQVIQAKYVIVATGSVPRQLSMVEIDNETILDNVGALSLSETPKRLGVIGAGVIGLEMGSVWRRLDSEVTILEAMPDFLMAADEQIAKEARKIFAKEPGLTIHTGIEIKSIKATNKTVTVNYQDADANLQKLEVDKLIVAIGRVPNTAGLGVDENGLDLDERGFIAVDDYCRTNLTNVFAVGDVVRGPMLAHKASEEGVVVAEAIAALEKGQNSEAEAVDFDTIPWVIYTSPEIAWVGKNEQELKNAGVSYKVGQFPFIANGRARAMNAASGFVKVLADAETDRVLGVHMIGPHVSELISEAVMAMAFSACSEDIASIVHAHPSLSEVLHEAALGANNRALHI; this comes from the coding sequence ATGTCAGAAATAATCGATGTTGCAGTCATTGGCGGGGGGCCAGGGGGTTACGTTGCGGCTATTCGCTGCGCACAGTTAGGGTTGGATACGGTTTGTATCGATGCATGGAAGAATCAAAAAGGACGGGCCAGTCTGGGTGGAACCTGTCTCAATGTGGGCTGTATTCCGTCCAAAGCATTGCTGGAATCGTCCGAGCAATTTTTTCAGGTCAAACATAAGTTTTCGGCGCATGGAATACAGGTTAAAGAGGCTGGGATCGATGTTCCTGCGATGATTGCACGAAAAGACAAGATCGTGACGACTTTTACAGCAGGCATTGCATCATTGTTCAAGAAGAATAACGTGAAATCGGTGATGGGTACCGGAAAATTGCTTGAGCGATCAGAAAGCGATGATACCTGGCGTATAGAAGTGCGTGAAAATGATGACATACAGGTTATTCAGGCCAAGTATGTCATTGTGGCGACCGGCTCTGTTCCGCGTCAACTTTCCATGGTTGAAATTGATAATGAGACGATACTGGATAATGTCGGCGCATTGTCGCTATCCGAAACGCCAAAACGACTGGGTGTGATTGGTGCCGGTGTGATTGGCCTGGAAATGGGCAGTGTGTGGCGCAGGCTGGACTCGGAGGTGACGATACTCGAGGCGATGCCGGATTTTCTGATGGCTGCGGATGAACAGATTGCGAAGGAAGCCAGAAAAATCTTTGCCAAGGAACCGGGGTTGACGATCCATACCGGGATTGAAATAAAATCCATCAAGGCGACTAATAAAACGGTCACTGTGAACTATCAAGACGCAGATGCTAATTTGCAGAAGCTGGAAGTTGACAAATTGATTGTGGCGATTGGCCGGGTACCCAATACGGCGGGCCTGGGCGTTGATGAGAATGGCCTTGACCTGGATGAACGGGGTTTTATTGCAGTGGATGATTATTGCCGCACCAATTTAACCAATGTTTTTGCAGTTGGTGACGTTGTGCGGGGGCCGATGCTGGCGCACAAGGCGTCTGAAGAGGGCGTCGTCGTGGCGGAGGCGATTGCAGCCCTTGAAAAAGGACAGAATTCCGAAGCTGAAGCGGTTGATTTCGATACGATACCCTGGGTAATTTATACATCACCTGAAATTGCCTGGGTCGGTAAAAATGAACAAGAACTCAAGAACGCCGGTGTATCGTATAAAGTCGGACAATTTCCTTTTATTGCCAATGGCCGTGCGCGTGCAATGAATGCAGCCAGCGGGTTTGTAAAAGTGCTCGCGGATGCGGAAACTGACCGTGTTTTGGGTGTTCATATGATCGGGCCGCATGTTTCCGAATTGATATCAGAAGCGGTGATGGCGATGGCGTTTTCAGCGTGTAGCGAGGATATTGCGAGCATTGTACATGCCCACCCATCACTATCGGAAGTGTTGCATGAGGCGGCATTAGGGGCAAACAACCGCGCCTTGCATATTTAA
- a CDS encoding LysR family transcriptional regulator gives MIEHSHLKIIQALHANVTLTQAANALCLSQPALSHQISYLEKKLGLALWQKEGRNLRLTQAGTLLLNVANQVLPVLTQAEKTLKAYREGRQGILRIGVECYPCFEWLNAVIGQFMQQIPEIDIDIVHKFQFSGLEGLVNHHIDVLITPDLIKKEKIHYELLTEYQLVLMVSSDHPLAKTKHLKPENLYQETLITFPVPLERLDILTHFLAPSHLEPKQLKQIESLEIMLQMTALNRGVCVLPEWLADIKNKNLRLKKIPIGKKGLSQRLYLAMRESDGAISYIQRFISVGRKTALTTF, from the coding sequence ATGATCGAACATAGCCATCTCAAAATTATCCAGGCACTTCATGCCAACGTCACACTCACTCAAGCTGCCAATGCACTCTGTTTAAGCCAACCAGCTCTATCCCATCAAATCAGTTATCTTGAGAAGAAATTGGGTTTAGCCCTATGGCAAAAAGAAGGTCGCAACTTAAGATTGACTCAAGCCGGAACATTACTCCTAAACGTTGCAAACCAAGTATTGCCTGTTTTGACTCAAGCAGAAAAAACACTTAAAGCATATCGCGAAGGGCGTCAGGGTATTTTGCGTATAGGTGTTGAATGCTATCCGTGTTTTGAATGGTTAAATGCAGTTATCGGTCAATTCATGCAACAAATCCCTGAAATTGATATCGACATTGTCCACAAATTCCAGTTTTCTGGTTTAGAAGGATTAGTGAATCATCATATTGATGTCTTGATTACGCCTGATTTGATAAAAAAAGAGAAAATACACTATGAACTACTAACCGAGTATCAACTTGTACTCATGGTTTCCTCAGACCATCCATTGGCAAAAACAAAACACCTAAAGCCTGAAAATTTATATCAGGAGACCCTGATTACCTTCCCGGTACCATTGGAAAGATTGGATATCCTCACTCATTTTTTAGCTCCATCCCATCTTGAGCCAAAACAATTGAAACAAATTGAATCCCTCGAAATTATGCTGCAAATGACGGCACTGAACCGCGGAGTTTGCGTTTTGCCAGAGTGGTTGGCGGATATCAAAAATAAAAATTTACGCCTAAAAAAAATACCGATAGGAAAAAAAGGCTTGTCTCAACGATTATATTTAGCCATGAGAGAATCAGATGGAGCAATCTCCTATATTCAGCGATTCATTTCTGTAGGGCGTAAAACAGCCCTCACGACATTTTAA